The Pirellulimonas nuda genome includes a region encoding these proteins:
- a CDS encoding glycosyltransferase family 2 protein — protein sequence MRPISVVIPLIDEAESLSRLVEQISDVAAANDYDLQVVMVDDGSTDSSWEVIEELAVADPRIEGIRLRRNFGKAAALSAGFRAATAPIVFTLDADLQDDPAEFPKLLAAIDDGADVVSGWKVDRKDPWHKTLPSLGFNTLVSWISGVRLHDHNCGLKCYRAEVLKEVRLYGELHRFVPVLADARGYRVAEVGVHHRPREFGHSKYGVTRLIKGLLDIMTVKFITGFGDRPQHLLGAIGLLAFLMGALGLGYLAVAWCVTRAISAEPIHLHETAMLYYALGLFVIGAQFLSVGLLGEMLTAHQLRDRDTYSIAERTKKSEPQSR from the coding sequence ATGCGTCCCATCAGCGTTGTCATCCCGCTGATCGACGAGGCGGAGAGCTTGTCGCGGCTGGTGGAACAGATTTCTGACGTCGCCGCTGCCAACGACTACGACCTGCAGGTCGTGATGGTGGACGACGGGTCGACCGACAGTTCGTGGGAGGTGATCGAGGAGTTGGCGGTCGCCGACCCGCGGATCGAGGGGATCCGCCTGCGTCGCAACTTCGGCAAGGCCGCGGCGCTCAGCGCCGGGTTCCGGGCCGCCACGGCGCCGATCGTGTTCACACTAGACGCCGACCTTCAGGACGACCCCGCGGAGTTCCCCAAGCTGCTGGCGGCGATCGACGACGGCGCCGACGTGGTGAGCGGCTGGAAGGTGGACCGCAAGGACCCGTGGCACAAGACGCTGCCCTCGCTGGGGTTCAACACGCTGGTGAGCTGGATCAGCGGCGTTCGGCTGCACGACCACAACTGCGGCCTCAAGTGCTACCGGGCGGAGGTGTTGAAGGAAGTACGCCTGTACGGCGAGCTTCACCGGTTTGTGCCGGTGCTGGCCGACGCCCGCGGCTACCGCGTCGCCGAAGTAGGGGTGCACCACCGCCCCCGCGAGTTCGGCCACTCGAAGTACGGCGTGACGCGGCTCATCAAGGGGCTGCTGGACATCATGACCGTCAAGTTCATCACCGGCTTCGGCGACCGCCCGCAGCACCTGCTGGGCGCCATCGGGCTGCTCGCGTTCTTGATGGGCGCTCTGGGGTTGGGCTACCTGGCCGTGGCCTGGTGCGTCACGCGGGCGATCTCTGCAGAGCCGATCCACCTGCACGAAACCGCGATGCTGTACTACGCGCTGGGGCTGTTCGTCATCGGGGCCCAGTTCCTCTCGGTGGGGCTGCTGGGAGAGATGCTCACTGCGCATCAGCTCCGAGACCGAGACACGTACTCAATCGCCGAACGCACGAAAAAAAGTGAACCACAGAGCCGCTGA
- a CDS encoding lysylphosphatidylglycerol synthase domain-containing protein, protein MNIPRRTLLMVLRVAVLGLVGLFVWRTVARAWGSLSGAELAIRPEWALAAALVYVVGMAPMAWYWGLVLRAFGQPHKARVVVPAYYYGNLGKYVPGKAMVVVLRTAAVRTAGGDAGPIAASVFVETLTFMAVGGAMAAGLLAFSDGPAWHSTLAALIAVGCALPTLPPVANPIMLRLVGKRLRPDHPPVRITWAAALAGWPAACLAWCVIAVSLQCVIRCCSSSVSPFDLSGYVTCLKAATLPVVAGFLSMIPGGAGVRDALMLEMLAPRFGAETALVAAAATRLIWVITEAGLCGILWTTVRSAPAPTADQQTPKP, encoded by the coding sequence TTGAACATTCCGCGACGCACGCTGCTGATGGTCCTCCGTGTAGCCGTGCTTGGTCTGGTGGGCCTGTTTGTGTGGCGTACGGTCGCCCGGGCTTGGGGGAGTCTGAGCGGCGCGGAGCTGGCCATTCGGCCCGAGTGGGCGCTCGCCGCGGCGCTGGTCTACGTGGTCGGCATGGCGCCGATGGCGTGGTACTGGGGGCTGGTGTTGCGGGCGTTCGGCCAGCCCCACAAGGCGCGGGTCGTCGTGCCGGCCTACTACTACGGCAATCTCGGCAAGTATGTGCCCGGCAAGGCGATGGTGGTGGTGCTGCGCACCGCGGCCGTACGCACCGCGGGGGGCGACGCGGGGCCGATCGCCGCTTCGGTGTTCGTTGAGACCCTCACCTTCATGGCGGTCGGCGGCGCCATGGCCGCCGGCCTGCTGGCCTTTTCTGACGGCCCGGCTTGGCACTCAACCCTCGCGGCGCTGATCGCGGTCGGTTGCGCGCTCCCGACGCTCCCGCCGGTCGCTAACCCCATCATGCTGCGCTTGGTCGGCAAGCGGCTCCGGCCCGACCACCCCCCGGTACGGATCACCTGGGCCGCCGCGTTGGCGGGCTGGCCGGCCGCCTGCCTGGCTTGGTGCGTGATCGCGGTGAGCCTGCAATGCGTGATCCGTTGCTGCTCGTCGTCCGTCTCGCCCTTCGACCTGAGCGGGTACGTCACCTGCTTGAAGGCGGCCACGCTCCCCGTGGTGGCGGGCTTTCTATCGATGATCCCCGGCGGGGCCGGCGTCCGCGACGCGCTCATGCTCGAGATGCTCGCCCCACGCTTCGGCGCCGAGACCGCGCTGGTCGCCGCCGCCGCGACTCGGCTGATCTGGGTTATCACCGAGGCGGGGCTGTGTGGTATCCTGTGGACCACCGTGCGGTCGGCGCCGGCGCCGACCGCGGACCAACAAACACCAAAGCCCTAG
- a CDS encoding AI-2E family transporter, protein MPKKKSKPSPARKAAMEILTPRSGAANAFVPRVVSLIALLAVVLLTGALFFRVVAQFVVPLFLAGVLVVVFEPVHRWFTEKLPGRRYAAAGATTTVVMLTVLIPTIWLGVQAYLEGRQVALYLVGEGHQGTLAESFEKRIVDAKEFYKDQMGTEKDPDFAPLGAAIARYAGTAGLNTVLAAVGIVVGLVVMTVALFYFLADGPAMIEALTHLSPLDDEYEHELLQKFSEVSRAVVVATLLSAVVQGLLGGIGYYFALEAGAPILLLTVLTIVLAIIPFVGATAVWIPVCIWIFLFQTDIGPDGEVQRHWAAVIGLAIYGTAVVSSIDNVIKPMVLHGNAKLHPLLALLSVLGGVSVLGPVGILVGPMLVAFLQAMLGMLRRELDRFNAEHAEAEAEAAQPQPA, encoded by the coding sequence ATGCCGAAAAAGAAATCGAAACCCTCCCCGGCGCGGAAGGCCGCGATGGAGATTCTGACGCCCCGCTCGGGGGCCGCCAATGCCTTTGTCCCCCGGGTGGTGTCGCTGATCGCCCTGCTGGCGGTGGTGTTGCTGACCGGCGCCCTGTTCTTCCGGGTGGTGGCCCAGTTCGTGGTGCCGCTGTTCCTGGCTGGGGTGTTGGTGGTGGTGTTCGAGCCGGTGCACCGCTGGTTTACCGAAAAGCTCCCGGGGCGGCGCTACGCCGCGGCCGGGGCGACCACCACCGTCGTCATGCTCACCGTGCTGATCCCAACGATCTGGCTCGGCGTGCAGGCCTACTTGGAAGGCCGCCAGGTGGCCCTGTACTTGGTAGGGGAAGGCCACCAAGGGACGCTGGCCGAGTCCTTTGAGAAGCGGATCGTCGACGCCAAAGAGTTCTACAAAGACCAAATGGGCACCGAGAAAGACCCCGATTTCGCACCGCTGGGCGCCGCGATCGCCCGCTACGCGGGCACGGCCGGCCTCAACACGGTGCTCGCCGCGGTTGGGATCGTCGTCGGCTTGGTGGTGATGACGGTGGCGCTGTTCTACTTCTTGGCCGACGGCCCGGCGATGATCGAAGCCCTGACCCACCTCTCCCCACTGGACGACGAGTACGAACACGAGCTGTTGCAGAAGTTCTCCGAGGTCAGCCGTGCCGTGGTGGTCGCCACCCTGCTGTCGGCCGTGGTCCAGGGGTTGCTGGGCGGGATCGGGTACTACTTTGCGCTCGAGGCGGGGGCGCCCATCCTGCTATTGACGGTCCTGACCATCGTGCTAGCAATCATCCCCTTTGTCGGCGCCACGGCCGTCTGGATCCCGGTTTGCATCTGGATCTTCTTGTTCCAGACCGACATCGGGCCCGACGGCGAGGTGCAGCGCCACTGGGCCGCGGTAATCGGCCTAGCGATCTACGGCACGGCGGTGGTTTCGTCGATCGACAACGTGATCAAGCCGATGGTGCTGCACGGCAACGCGAAACTCCATCCGCTGCTGGCGCTATTGAGCGTGCTAGGAGGGGTCAGTGTGCTGGGACCGGTGGGGATCTTGGTCGGCCCGATGCTGGTGGCCTTCCTGCAAGCGATGCTCGGGATGCTGCGACGAGAGCTCGACCGCTTCAACGCCGAACACGCCGAGGCAGAAGCCGAAGCAGCCCAGCCCCAACCCGCGTAA
- a CDS encoding sigma-70 family RNA polymerase sigma factor — translation MDNQREAFARAFAKNHSWLYAYLVTLLGNSVDAEEVFQEVCVVLWSEYEVFDPATDFRRWAGVIAHNKVMRFRTLQGRRARQLSDVAVELLATETVDRADLLEDRRVALHGCLDGLPDKDRRLINTCYSQANRSFQTVAEQIGRPVNTVYKALQRVRRSLRECVDRKVSAHG, via the coding sequence ATGGACAACCAGCGAGAAGCGTTTGCTCGGGCGTTCGCCAAGAACCATAGCTGGCTCTACGCCTATCTGGTGACGCTGCTGGGCAACTCGGTAGACGCAGAAGAGGTCTTTCAAGAGGTCTGCGTCGTGCTGTGGAGCGAGTACGAGGTATTCGATCCCGCGACCGACTTCCGGCGCTGGGCCGGCGTCATCGCCCACAACAAGGTGATGCGTTTCCGCACGTTGCAGGGGCGCCGGGCGCGGCAGCTATCGGATGTCGCGGTCGAGCTGCTGGCCACGGAAACCGTCGATCGGGCCGACCTGCTGGAAGACCGCCGCGTGGCCCTGCACGGCTGCCTCGATGGGCTCCCCGACAAAGACCGGCGGCTGATTAACACCTGTTACAGCCAGGCCAACCGTTCGTTCCAAACCGTGGCGGAACAGATCGGCCGCCCGGTGAACACGGTCTACAAGGCGCTGCAGCGCGTACGCCGCTCGCTGCGTGAGTGCGTCGACCGCAAAGTTTCCGCTCACGGCTGA
- a CDS encoding FecR domain-containing protein, producing MAIPNHHEPAANLHELLDALVDRSISDAQLAELNARLEAEPEARRFYMDAMRIEAELSAMHHAGASQQQPAGTLGHTNRPHIDNQPSRLRTLLAIACSVAIASLASSWATYEALRDRTAVVASDAPPSEQWGATGDAVARVAATRNCRWRGDRSDIGFGSDLAGGQLLELEAGIAELTFSGGARLVLEGPATFRIPDADTVELYTGRASAAVPRRAEGFSVRTPRLAVADSGAQFGLVASADGGSEVHVFEGPVHAQVLDATGRAIENVNLTNSEAVRLTGVSAQYALMRADGEGFVRTLATRSGPGEGLLAFDDFTYPVGPLAWQNGGFGWAGPWADLEAGDPAAGGAAESNGVAQGSLASFDLLALGNRMVQSDQQNRIRRALSTSIGGVFDAAGLVENADGLRLIGRNGRSIYVSFLQRVSKVDDVFYGFELHRGDGNSNRVLCVGNGVDRHGYGLTSNFQQTRGVRFEPLGEEDTGVNLYVLRIDFGDSDNDLVTVYRNPESLLDERSCVPGATMRGNFAFDRISLANFDGAKLHEIDEVRVGASFRAVTGQPAPANNEVAAAGIKGVIAGVLREKLAGSLRFN from the coding sequence ATGGCCATCCCCAATCATCACGAGCCCGCCGCCAACCTGCACGAGCTGCTCGACGCGCTCGTTGATCGGTCGATCAGCGACGCGCAGCTCGCGGAGCTGAACGCCCGGCTCGAGGCCGAGCCCGAAGCGCGACGCTTCTACATGGACGCGATGCGGATCGAGGCCGAGCTCAGCGCCATGCACCACGCCGGCGCATCGCAACAGCAGCCGGCCGGCACGCTCGGCCACACCAACCGGCCGCACATCGACAACCAACCCAGCCGCCTCCGCACCCTGCTGGCGATCGCCTGCTCGGTAGCGATCGCCTCACTGGCGTCGTCGTGGGCGACTTACGAGGCCCTCCGCGATCGGACCGCGGTTGTCGCCAGCGATGCTCCTCCCAGCGAACAATGGGGAGCGACAGGCGACGCCGTCGCACGCGTCGCCGCCACGCGGAACTGCCGCTGGCGGGGGGACCGCTCGGACATCGGCTTTGGCAGCGACCTGGCCGGCGGCCAGTTGCTGGAGCTCGAGGCAGGGATCGCGGAGCTGACGTTCTCCGGCGGGGCGCGGCTGGTGCTCGAGGGCCCCGCCACCTTCCGCATCCCCGACGCCGACACCGTCGAGCTGTACACCGGCCGGGCCTCGGCCGCGGTCCCGCGCCGCGCCGAAGGGTTCTCGGTGCGGACCCCCCGGTTGGCGGTCGCCGACAGCGGGGCCCAGTTCGGCCTGGTCGCCAGCGCCGACGGCGGCTCGGAGGTCCACGTGTTTGAGGGGCCCGTGCACGCCCAAGTGCTCGACGCCACGGGCCGCGCCATCGAGAACGTGAACCTCACCAACAGCGAGGCGGTGCGTCTGACCGGCGTGTCGGCGCAGTACGCGTTGATGCGGGCGGATGGCGAGGGCTTTGTCCGCACGCTCGCCACCCGCAGCGGTCCGGGCGAGGGCCTGCTGGCGTTCGACGACTTCACCTACCCGGTCGGCCCCCTGGCCTGGCAGAACGGCGGCTTCGGCTGGGCCGGCCCCTGGGCCGACCTCGAGGCGGGAGACCCCGCCGCCGGCGGCGCGGCCGAATCCAACGGCGTGGCGCAGGGCAGCCTCGCCTCGTTCGACCTGTTGGCCCTGGGCAACCGGATGGTGCAGAGCGACCAGCAGAACCGCATCCGCCGCGCGCTGAGCACCAGCATCGGCGGCGTGTTCGACGCGGCCGGCCTGGTAGAGAACGCCGACGGCCTGCGGCTCATCGGCCGCAACGGCCGCTCGATCTACGTGAGCTTCTTGCAGCGTGTCTCCAAGGTAGACGACGTGTTCTACGGGTTCGAGCTGCACCGAGGGGATGGAAACTCGAACCGGGTGCTGTGCGTCGGCAACGGCGTCGACCGCCACGGCTACGGGCTAACCAGCAACTTCCAACAGACGCGCGGCGTACGCTTCGAGCCGCTGGGAGAAGAAGACACCGGGGTCAACCTGTATGTGCTGCGGATCGACTTCGGCGACTCAGACAACGACCTGGTGACGGTCTACCGAAACCCCGAGTCGCTGCTGGACGAACGCAGTTGCGTGCCGGGGGCGACCATGCGGGGCAACTTTGCCTTCGACCGCATCAGCCTGGCCAACTTCGACGGCGCCAAGCTGCACGAGATCGACGAGGTGCGCGTTGGCGCAAGCTTCCGGGCCGTAACCGGCCAGCCGGCGCCGGCCAACAACGAGGTGGCCGCGGCTGGAATCAAAGGGGTGATCGCGGGGGTTCTGCGAGAAAAACTCGCGGGTTCACTCCGATTCAACTAG
- a CDS encoding PEP-CTERM sorting domain-containing protein (PEP-CTERM proteins occur, often in large numbers, in the proteomes of bacteria that also encode an exosortase, a predicted intramembrane cysteine proteinase. The presence of a PEP-CTERM domain at a protein's C-terminus predicts cleavage within the sorting domain, followed by covalent anchoring to some some component of the (usually Gram-negative) cell surface. Many PEP-CTERM proteins exhibit an unusual sequence composition that includes large numbers of potential glycosylation sites. Expression of one such protein has been shown restore the ability of a bacterium to form floc, a type of biofilm.), with amino-acid sequence MTAPAWAAITVDGTLDASYGAALAVQTVTTGFGDTTSTTNGGELDAGYAKVWNDRLYVLITGNVEGNFNKIHLFIDSKAGGENVLSSTPNYDGGRSQNFGGLTFDTGFEADYHVFGRWNGGAFEVDIVDRDGGTCVTCGGNFGAATVGSGNIQSGTVFASGNGTTPYLSTPAEFGFNNTNLLGVVGGDPSVAADMTAAAAVTTGFEFSVALADIGSPAIGSVINIHAAYGNGDNNYHSNQILGGLPVQGNLGGDGAGGFTGTLSGINFNNFAGSQFFRVPVTGEVIPEPSSVVLSALACLGGLGLARRKR; translated from the coding sequence ATGACGGCGCCCGCCTGGGCGGCCATCACGGTCGACGGCACGCTCGACGCGTCCTACGGCGCGGCGCTCGCCGTGCAGACGGTCACGACCGGCTTCGGCGACACCACTTCGACGACCAACGGTGGTGAGCTTGACGCTGGCTATGCGAAGGTCTGGAACGACCGCCTCTACGTGCTCATCACCGGCAACGTGGAAGGCAACTTTAATAAGATCCACTTGTTCATCGATTCCAAGGCGGGTGGAGAGAACGTGCTCTCCAGCACGCCGAACTACGACGGCGGGCGCAGCCAGAATTTCGGCGGCCTGACCTTTGATACAGGCTTCGAGGCGGACTACCACGTCTTTGGGCGCTGGAATGGCGGAGCCTTTGAGGTCGATATCGTCGATCGTGACGGTGGAACCTGCGTCACCTGTGGCGGCAATTTTGGTGCCGCAACAGTTGGGTCCGGAAACATCCAGTCTGGTACGGTGTTCGCCAGCGGGAACGGCACCACTCCCTACCTTTCGACGCCCGCCGAATTCGGCTTCAACAATACCAACCTATTGGGAGTGGTGGGTGGTGACCCCTCCGTTGCTGCCGATATGACTGCGGCCGCGGCCGTGACTACCGGCTTCGAGTTCTCCGTGGCGCTGGCGGACATCGGCAGCCCCGCGATCGGTTCGGTGATCAATATCCACGCCGCGTACGGCAACGGCGACAACAACTACCACTCCAATCAGATCCTCGGCGGGCTGCCTGTTCAGGGGAACCTGGGTGGCGACGGCGCCGGCGGCTTCACCGGCACCCTTTCCGGCATCAACTTCAACAACTTCGCCGGCTCGCAGTTCTTCCGCGTGCCGGTGACCGGCGAAGTGATCCCGGAGCCCTCGTCCGTCGTCCTCTCGGCCCTGGCCTGCCTGGGCGGGTTGGGCTTGGCGCGGCGTAAGCGTTAA
- a CDS encoding DUF1559 domain-containing protein, with product MIANRSPRLRSPKSGFTLVELLVVIAIIGILVALLLPAVQAAREAARRISCSNAMKNVGLAALNYEVSAKHLPISIHQWSEERDINGKYFGKSRDVATGGDGYCGKGWIVDILPQLEEQALYDGMKPGFVGDFTKSLAGRGMGLRAIRENYIGQQLKVLTCPSDPSATTSTQQFYWQGIEVATSSYKGCIGDSIIPEGENAAQDPGSTSSPFGNGDGHVTPAPPAIGSPNAHNTVDCNGVLFRNSYYRPVRLSKITDGTSKTFLAGESVISQDFHSAAYFSDGDWATCGIPLNYFALDASEDDLKREWYKGRGFKSLHPGGAQFVMVDGSVHFVNEDIDTLNFRGLATRAGDEVTSLQ from the coding sequence ATGATTGCCAACCGATCCCCACGACTGCGATCCCCAAAGTCGGGTTTTACGCTCGTCGAGCTGCTGGTGGTGATCGCCATCATCGGCATCCTGGTCGCGCTGCTGCTCCCCGCGGTGCAGGCGGCCCGCGAGGCGGCCCGGCGGATCAGTTGCTCCAACGCCATGAAGAACGTAGGGCTCGCCGCGTTGAACTACGAGGTCAGCGCAAAGCACCTGCCGATCAGCATCCACCAATGGTCGGAAGAGCGGGACATCAACGGCAAGTACTTCGGCAAGTCGCGCGACGTCGCCACCGGCGGCGACGGCTATTGCGGCAAGGGCTGGATCGTCGACATCCTGCCGCAGCTCGAAGAGCAGGCGCTGTACGACGGCATGAAGCCCGGCTTTGTCGGCGACTTCACCAAGAGCCTCGCCGGACGCGGGATGGGCCTGCGGGCGATCCGCGAGAACTACATCGGCCAGCAGCTCAAAGTGCTCACCTGCCCCTCCGACCCTTCGGCCACGACCTCAACGCAGCAGTTCTACTGGCAGGGGATCGAGGTCGCCACTTCTAGCTACAAGGGCTGCATCGGCGACTCGATTATCCCCGAGGGGGAGAACGCCGCGCAGGACCCGGGCTCGACAAGCTCCCCCTTCGGCAACGGCGACGGACACGTCACCCCGGCGCCCCCCGCGATCGGCTCTCCCAACGCGCACAACACGGTCGACTGCAACGGCGTCCTCTTCCGCAACTCGTACTACCGCCCCGTAAGGCTCTCGAAGATCACCGACGGCACGTCGAAGACGTTCCTTGCCGGCGAGTCGGTCATCTCCCAAGACTTCCACTCTGCCGCCTACTTCTCCGATGGCGACTGGGCCACCTGCGGCATCCCCCTCAACTACTTCGCGCTCGACGCCTCCGAAGACGACCTCAAGCGCGAATGGTACAAGGGCCGCGGCTTCAAGAGCCTGCACCCGGGCGGAGCGCAGTTCGTCATGGTGGATGGGTCGGTCCACTTCGTGAATGAAGACATCGACACCCTCAACTTCCGCGGACTCGCGACCCGCGCAGGCGACGAGGTGACTTCCCTGCAGTAG
- a CDS encoding carboxypeptidase-like regulatory domain-containing protein, with amino-acid sequence MNHKSACCLMLGIGFAAAVGCGGPYDSSVSGSVLLDGNAIETGTVSFIPMSGGPAAYARIGAGGEYTIRTGREDGLPSGEYAVTVVAHEPSTVLQTADGGPPPAGKLLTPEWYRSAESSGLKYTVTPGRNKITIELSTEAPPGWKPKPPTRRRR; translated from the coding sequence TTGAACCACAAATCTGCTTGCTGCCTGATGCTTGGGATAGGGTTCGCGGCCGCCGTCGGCTGTGGCGGCCCCTACGACTCAAGCGTTTCTGGTTCTGTGCTGCTCGACGGCAACGCCATCGAAACCGGCACCGTCTCGTTCATCCCCATGTCCGGCGGGCCCGCGGCCTACGCCCGCATTGGCGCAGGGGGCGAGTACACCATCCGCACCGGCCGTGAAGATGGGCTCCCCTCCGGCGAGTACGCCGTGACGGTGGTCGCCCACGAACCGTCGACGGTGCTGCAAACGGCCGACGGCGGGCCCCCGCCGGCGGGAAAGCTGCTCACCCCGGAGTGGTACCGCTCCGCCGAGTCTTCTGGGCTCAAGTACACGGTCACGCCCGGCCGGAACAAGATCACGATCGAGCTCTCGACCGAGGCGCCGCCGGGCTGGAAGCCCAAGCCGCCTACGCGACGACGCCGTTAG